In one window of Brassica rapa cultivar Chiifu-401-42 chromosome A07, CAAS_Brap_v3.01, whole genome shotgun sequence DNA:
- the LOC103830468 gene encoding aspartyl protease family protein At5g10770 codes for MHKVGSFVFFCACSYFSPALLLLFSSLPPNFPRISLFISSLISLTFYFLSAKRILLKKMSKKATFLLPLNLSLAPFLLVLLYHLLSCVAVHGVQEKKILTLHNNIWSPMKSNEAPSSCFSHNLGKGRESSTTLEMKHREICSGKTIDWGKKLRRALTLDNLRVQSLQLKIKAMSSSTTESISEAQTPLTSGMKLQTLNYIVTVDLGGRNMTLIVDTGSDLTWVQCQPCKSCYNQQGPLYDPSVSSSYKTVFCNSSTCQDLVEATGNSGLCGGNNGVDKTTCDYVVSYGDGSYTRGDLGSESIQLGDTNVESFVFGCGRSNKGLFGGASGLMGLGRSSVSLVSQTMKSFNGVFSYCLPSLEDGASGSLSFGDDYKNSTSVSYTPLVQNPQLSSFYVLNLTGASIGGVELESSSFGRGILIDSGTVITRLPPSIYKAVKREFLKQFSGFPSAPSYSILDTCFNLTSYEDVSIPTIKMIFQGNAELEVDVTGVFYFVKPDASLVCLALASLSYENDVGIIGNYQQKNQRVIYDTKQEKLGIAGENCSF; via the exons ATGCACAAAGTGGGGTCCTTCGTTTTCTTTTGTGCGTGTTCCTACTTCTCGCCAGCACTTCTTCTTTTGTTCTCTTCACTACCTCCAAACTTCCCAAGAATCTCTCTATTcatttcttctctcatctcTCTCACCTTTTATTTTCTCTCTGCAAAGAGAATCCTCCTCAAGAAAATGTCTAAGAAAGCTACCTTTCTTCTGCCATTGAATCTTTCACTCGCTCCTttccttcttgttcttctttacCATCTTCTGTCGTGTGTTGCTGTTCATGGCGTCCAAGAGAAGAAGATTCTCACTCTGCACAACAACATTTGGTCTCCCATGAAATCAAACGAAGCTCCAAGTTCATGTTTCTCTCACAATCTTG GCAAAGGAAGAGAATCATCCACTACACTGGAGATGAAACATAGAGAAATTTGCTCAGGAAAGACTATAGATTGGGGTAAGAAGCTGAGAAGAGCCTTAACTCTAGACAACCTCAGAGTCCAATCACTCCAACTGAAAATCAAAGCCATGAGCTCAAGCACCACAGAATCCATATCAGAAGCTCAGACTCCACTAACCTCAGGGATGAAGCTCCAGACTCTAAATTACATTGTCACAGTTGATTTAGGAGGGAGAAACATGACTTTGATCGTCGACACTGGAAGTGACTTGACATGGGTCCAATGCCAGCCTTGCAAGTCATGTTACAACCAACAAGGTCCTTTGTATGATCCATCAGTCTCATCTTCTTACAAGACAGTGTTCTGCAACTCATCAACTTGTCAGGATCTTGTAGAAGCTACAGGCAACTCAGGCCTCTGTGGAGGTAACAATGGTGTTGATAAGACGACTTGTGACTACGTTGTCAGCTATGGGGATGGATCATACACTCGTGGAGACTTGGGAAGTGAAAGTATCCAACTCGGCGACACGAATGTTGAAAGCTTTGTCTTTGGTTGTGGCCGAAGCAACAAAGGTTTGTTTGGTGGAGCTTCCGGTCTAATGGGTTTGGGAAGAAGCTCAGTCTCTTTAGTCTCCCAAACCATGAAAAGTTTCAACGGTGTTTTCTCATACTGTCTACCTTCTCTTGAAGATGGAGCTTCAGGCTCACTATCCTTCGGTGATGATTACAAGAACTCAACCTCAGTTTCATACACTCCTTTAGTACAAAACCCTCAGCTTAGTTCCTTTTACGTTCTGAACCTCACCGGTGCTAGCATTGGTGGCGTGGAGCTGGAGTCTTCAAGCTTTGGTAGAGGGATTCTAATCGATTCAGGAACGGTCATCACTAGGTTGCCGCCTTCCATTTACAAAGCTGTGAAGAGAGAGTTTCTAAAACAGTTCTCTGGGTTTCCTTCAGCTCCAAGCTATTCAATCTTAGACACTTGTTTTAACCTCACAAGTTATGAAGACGTCAGCATACCAACTATCAAAATGATTTTCCAAGGTAACGCTGAGCTTGAAGTGGATGTCACTGGTGTGTTCTACTTTGTCAAGCCAGATGCATCTTTGGTCTGCTTGGCCTTGGCAAGTCTTTCATATGAAAACGATGTAGGTATCATTGGAAACTACCAACAGAAAAACCAGAGAGTGATATATGATACCAAACAAGAGAAGCTTGGGATAGCAGGAGAAAACTGCAGTTTCTGA
- the LOC103830469 gene encoding nudix hydrolase 3: MAEEHFDVLTKSGEKTGVSKPRSEIHRDGDYHRAVHVWIFVESTQELLLQLRSDDKDSWPGQWDISSAGHISAGDPSLISAQRELEEELGIKLPKDAFEKIFVFLQECVTNNGKFINNEFNDVYLVTVLHPIPLEAFTLQKEEVSAVKYIPYEEYRSLLAKEDPAYVPYDVNGDYGKLFEIIRQRCQVNVEARSLSLQKQLQRYSPVTLEAKLTELSEADQKALGLIVKAAKVIDDIFYEQLWYSNPALRAWLKEHANASELDKLKWDYFLINKSPWSSLDENEPFLTTADSAVKLLPQATKPIAGWKGIEYRAAFPLTKPPGANFYPPDMDKMEFNLWLSSLTEEQKHAATGFFSTIKRRSEANLDASQSDHLANITKKLPDSNSDLYSVPYSEIYRPFLTKASDLLHKAGDLATSQSLKKLLHSKAEAFLSNDYYESDIAWMDLDSKLDITIGPYETYEDEIFGYKASFEAFIGIRDDKATADLKLFGDNLKLLEDNLPLDSVYKSKDVSAAPIRVIQLIYNSGDVKGPQTVAYNLPNDEKIVKDRGTSMVMLKNVQEAKFEHILKPIAEVIISKEQRGFVDFDSFFTHTICHECCHGIGPHTITLPDGQTSTVRKELQELHSAMEEAKADIVGLWALKFLITKGLLPKSMVESMYVSFLAGCFRSIRFGLTEAHGKGQALQFNWLYEKGAFVFHEDSTFSVDFSKVEDAVESLSHEILTIQGRGDKKAATLLLNNYCTITGPLKTSLEKLESVKVPVDISPTFPLADALMN; encoded by the exons ATGGCTGAGGAGCACTTCGACGTTCTGACCAAATCTGGCGAGAAGACCGGTGTGTCCAAACCCAG GTCGGAGATTCACCGAGATGGAGATTACCATCGTGCAGTTCATGTCTGGATCTTTGTGGAGAGTACTCAAGAGCTGCTTCTCCAACTCCGCTCTGATGATAAAGATTCTTGGCCTGGTCAATGGGACATCTCTAGTGCTGGTCATATCTCAGCTGGTGATCCATCTCTTATATCGGCACA GCGAGAGCTGGAGGAAGAGCTAGGCATAAAACTCCCAAAGGATGCCTTTGAAAAGATATTCGTCTTTCTTCAAGAATG TGTCACAAACAATGGAAAATTCATAAACAATGAGTTCAATGATGTGTATCTTGTTACAGTTCTGCATCCAATTCCATTAGAAGCCTTCACTCTCCAA AAAGAGGAAGTCTCTGCTGTAAAATACATACCTTATGAAGAATACAGAAGCCTCCTGGCCAAGGAAGATCCTGCTTATGTGCCATATGATGTGAATGGAGATTATGGCAAACTATTTGAAATAATCAGGCAAAG GTGCCAAGTGAACGTAGAGGCTCGTAGTTTATCTCTGCAGAAGCAACTCCAAAGATATTCTCCTGTCACCCTCGAAGCAAAG TTGACAGAACTCTCTGAGGCGGATCAGAAAGCGCTGGGTTTAATCGTGAAGGCTGCAAAAGTTATTGACGATATTTTCTATGAGCAGCTTTGGTACAGCAATCCAGCTCTAAGAGCTTGGCTTAAGGAGCATGCCAATGCATCAGAACTGGACAAACTTAAATGGGACTACTTCCTGATCAACAAAAGTCCATG GTCGTCTCTGGATGAAAATGAACCATTCTTGACCACGGCGGATTCAGCTGTAAAGCTGCTTCCTCAAGCAACGAAACCTATTGCTGGCTGGAAGGGTATTGAATATAGAGCAGCCTTCCCTTTGACTAAACCACCTGGTGCCAATTTCTATCCTCCTGATATGGATAAAATG GAGTTCAACTTATGGCTAAGTAGCCTAACGGAAGAGCAAAAGCATGCTGCAACAGGGTTTTTTAGTACCATAAAAAGGCGAAGTGAAGCTAATCTAGATGCTTCTCAATCTGACCATCTCGCCAACATCACAAAGAAGTTACCAGACTCTAACTCCGATCTGTATAGTGTTCCCTATTCAGAGATATATCGACCTTTCCTCACAAAAGCTTCTGACCTTTTGCACAAAGCTGGAGACTTGGCCACTTCACAGAG TTTGAAGAAGCTACTGCACAGCAAAGCTGAAGCTTTCCTTTCAAATGACTACTATGAGTCAGACATTGCATGGATGGACTTG GATTCAAAGTTGGATATCACCATTGGTCCATATGAGACATACGAAGATGAAATTTTTGGTTACAAG GCTTCATTTGAAGCCTTCATCGGTATTCGAGATGATAAAGCCACAGCTGATCTGAAACTCTTTGGTGACAATCTAAAG CTATTGGAAGACAATCTCCCGCTTGACAGTGTATACAAATCAAAAGATGTGTCTGCTGCTCCTATTCGGGTCATCCAGTTAATCTACAATTCCGGA GATGTGAAAGGTCCTCAGACTGTTGCTTACAACTTGCCAAACGATGAGAAAATCGTCAAAGATAGAGGAACGTCAATGGTTATGCTCAAAAACGTTCAAGAAGCAAA GTTTGAACATATTCTAAAGCCTATTGCTGAAGTCATCATCAGCAAGGAACAGCGAGGATTTGTTGATTTTGATTCCTTCTTTACTCACACCATTTGCCACGAGTGTTGCCATGGCATTGGTCCGCATACCATAACGCTTCCTGATGGTCAGACCTCTACAGTGAGAAAG GAACTGCAAGAACTCCATTCTGCAATGGAGGAAGCAAAGGCAGATATAGTTGGTCTTTGGGCACTAAAGTTTCTCATCACCAAG GGTCTGCTTCCCAAGAGTATGGTGGAGAGTATGTATGTTTCTTTCCTAGCTGGATGCTTTCGATCCATCCGGTTTGGTCTCACAGAAGCTCATGG GAAGGGGCAAGCGTTGCAGTTCAACTGGTTGTATGAGAAAGGAGCATTTGTTTTCCACGAGGACTCTACATTCTCTGTTGATTTCTCTAAG GTGGAAGATGCAGTTGAGAGTTTGAGCCATGAGATACTCACAATCCAGGGAAGAGGTGACAAAAAGGCAGCAACGTTGCTTTTAAATAACTACTGCACTATCACCGGTCCATTGAAAACCTCTCTAGAGAAGCTCGAGAGCGTTAAG gTACCAGTGGATATATCTCCGACATTCCCATTAGCAGATGCATTGATGAACTGA
- the LOC103830470 gene encoding wall-associated receptor kinase-like 10 isoform X2, translating into MLSASKSCSSHCGGIQIPYPFGIGEGCYLNKWYEIKCDHNNSLSVSGKLVPVLSVIGKEVVNISLPETLFSHGSDSLPYGKVQIRNPMTSKGCSSNEQESTSLLNLTGSPFYVSDSNTLIAIGCSNRASLTNIEPSIVGCFSSCLPTNRTASQDYLETVNCNTKSYFVEENYGYCGERRYINETNCNGNRCCKASMPSSIQQVVGVTIDDNPTTRGGCKVAFLTYDQAYSLLDGSDPNLVLAKRYSTVELGWFIHTTNLSSFVDSLRCMPMREYQNLRNSEHYRLTYGISCACDYNSSSPNDASCRCNRGYMGNPYIPGGCKDINECTSVDNCWGGTCVNLQGSFNCVYSNHRLAIGFGSSFGSLIFIVGIYGLYRFIRKQRRLNQKKKFFKRNGGLLLQQQLTSTKGSVDKTRVFSSRELEKATEKFSTTRILGQGGQGTVYKGMLVDGRIVAVKKSKVVDEDKLEEFINEVVILSQINHRNIVKLLGCCLETDVPVLVYEFIPNGNLFEHLHEDESDDHTMTTWEVRLRIAIDIASALSYLHSAASSPIYHRDVKSTNIMLDEKYRAKVSDFGTSRTVTVDHTHLTTVVSGTVGYVDPEYFQSSQFTDKSDVYSFGVVLAELITGEKSVSFLRSQENRTLATYFFLAMKENRLLDIIDARIRDGCKLNQVTATANLARKCLNLKGRKRPSMREVSMELEKIRGSSVDMELHECGSENEEENEEQIVGANIELQSWNNTAVTAPTSQYDVGTSSLSMSDVEPLFPFQTR; encoded by the exons ATGCTGTCTGCGTCCAA GTCTTGTAGTAGCCATTGTGGAGGAATCCAAATCCCATACCCATTTGGAATCGGGGAGGGCTGCTACCTCAATAAATGGTACGAAATTAAATGTGATCATAATAACTCTCTTTCAGTTTCAGGGAAGCTCGTCCCTGTTCTTTCAGTAATCGGCAAGGAAGTTGTGAATATCTCTCTTCCGGAAACACTCTTCTCGCATGGTTCTGATAGCCTGCCATATGGGAAAGTTCAAATAAGAAACCCAATGACATCAAAGGGGTGCTCCAGCAACGAACAAGAGTCTACATCACTTCTGAACTTGACGGGGAGCCCTTTCTACGTTAGTGACAGTAATACACTGATAGCTATTGGTTGCAGCAACAGGGCGTCCTTGACAAATATCGAGCCAAGCATCGTGGGATGCTTCTCCAGTTGCCTCCCAACAAATCGTACTGCTTCACAAGATTATCTAGAGACAGTCAATTGTAATACTAAGAGTTACTTTGTTGAAGAAAACTACGGGTATTGTGGTGAAAGAAGatatataaatgaaacaaaCTGCAACGGTAATCGATGTTGCAAGGCAAGCATGCCCAGTAGTATTCAACAGGTGGTTGGTGTCACAATAGATGATAACCCTACCACAAGAGGAGGGTGTAAAGTTGCCTTCTTAACATATGATCAGGCATACTCTTTATTAGACGGATCTGATCCAAATCTGGTTCTTGCTAAACGATATTCAACAGTTGAGTTAGGATGGTTCATCCATACAACGAATCTTTCTTCCTTCGTAGACTCTCTAAGATGTATGCCTATGAGAGAGTACCAAAATCTAAGAAATAGTGAACACTATAGACTGACTTACGGAATAAGTTGTGCATGCGACTATAATTCTTCTTCTCCTAATGATGCAAGTTGTAGATGCAATAGAGGTTACATGGGCAACCCATACATTCCGGGTGGATGTAAAG ATATTAATGAATGCACTTCCGTTGACAACTGTTGGGGCGGCACATGTGTCAATTTGCAAGGATCCTTTAATTGCGTGTATAGCAATCACCGGCTTGCTATAG GGTTCGGTTCAAGTTTCGGCTCATTGATCTTTATTGTTGGAATATACGGGTTATACAGATTTATTAGAAAACAGAGGAGGTTAAACCAAAAGAAGAAGTTCTTCAAGCGCAATGGAGGCTTATTGTTGCAACAACAATTAACTTCAACCAAAGGCAGCGTTGATAAGACAAGGGTGTTCAGCTCGAGAGAGCTTGAAAAGGCCACTGAAAAATTCAGTACAACTAGAATACTTGGCCAGGGTGGTCAAGGAACCGTGTACAAGGGAATGCTTGTTGATGGAAGAATCGTAGCAGTGAAAAAGTCTAAAGTTGTGGATGAAGACAAGTTGGAAGAGTTCATCAATGAGGTTGTCATTCTCTCCCAGATCAACCACAGAAACATCGTCAAACTTTTAGGGTGTTGCCTCGAGACAGATGTCCCGGTTCTCGTCTACGAGTTTATTCCCAACGGCAACCTTTTCGAACATCTTCATGAAGATGAGTCAGATGATCACACGATGACTACGTGGGAAGTGCGTCTCCGCATTGCTATAGATATTGCAAGTGCTCTTTCGTATTTGCATTCAGCCGCATCATCGCCAATATATCATAGGGACGTCAAGTCTACAAACATAATGTTGGATGAGAAGTATCGAGCTAAAGTGTCTGATTTTGGCACTTCAAGAACGGTAACGGTGGATCATACGCATCTTACAACCGTTGTTTCAGGTACGGTGGGGTATGTGGATCCTGAGTATTTCCAGTCTAGCCAGTTCACGGATAAAAGCGATGTTTACAGCTTTGGGGTGGTGCTTGCGGAGCTTATCACCGGAGAAAAATCAGTTTCTTTCTTGCGGTCTCAAGAAAATAGGACATTGGCAACTTATTTCTTTCTTGCGATGAAAGAGAATAGGCTGCTTGACATTATCGATGCACGGATCAGAGATGGTTGCAAGCTGAATCAAGTGACTGCAACGGCAAATCTTGCAAGGAAGTGTTTGAATCTAAAAGGGAGGAAACGGCCAAGTATGCGAGAAGTGTCCATGGAATTGGAGAAAATTCGTGGGTCTTCGGTGGATATGGAACTACATGAGTGTGGTAGTGAAAACGAGGAAGAGAATGAAGAACAAATTGTGGGTGCTAACATAGAGTTACAATCATGGAACAACACTGCCGTTACTGCTCCAACTTCTCAATACGACGTCGGTACATCATCTTTGTCAATGTCAGATGTTGAGCCTCTGTTTCCTTTTCAAACACGGTAA
- the LOC103830470 gene encoding wall-associated receptor kinase-like 10 isoform X1: protein MSSYNLSSLSIFFSLIFFLIFDLTVARSCSSHCGGIQIPYPFGIGEGCYLNKWYEIKCDHNNSLSVSGKLVPVLSVIGKEVVNISLPETLFSHGSDSLPYGKVQIRNPMTSKGCSSNEQESTSLLNLTGSPFYVSDSNTLIAIGCSNRASLTNIEPSIVGCFSSCLPTNRTASQDYLETVNCNTKSYFVEENYGYCGERRYINETNCNGNRCCKASMPSSIQQVVGVTIDDNPTTRGGCKVAFLTYDQAYSLLDGSDPNLVLAKRYSTVELGWFIHTTNLSSFVDSLRCMPMREYQNLRNSEHYRLTYGISCACDYNSSSPNDASCRCNRGYMGNPYIPGGCKDINECTSVDNCWGGTCVNLQGSFNCVYSNHRLAIGFGSSFGSLIFIVGIYGLYRFIRKQRRLNQKKKFFKRNGGLLLQQQLTSTKGSVDKTRVFSSRELEKATEKFSTTRILGQGGQGTVYKGMLVDGRIVAVKKSKVVDEDKLEEFINEVVILSQINHRNIVKLLGCCLETDVPVLVYEFIPNGNLFEHLHEDESDDHTMTTWEVRLRIAIDIASALSYLHSAASSPIYHRDVKSTNIMLDEKYRAKVSDFGTSRTVTVDHTHLTTVVSGTVGYVDPEYFQSSQFTDKSDVYSFGVVLAELITGEKSVSFLRSQENRTLATYFFLAMKENRLLDIIDARIRDGCKLNQVTATANLARKCLNLKGRKRPSMREVSMELEKIRGSSVDMELHECGSENEEENEEQIVGANIELQSWNNTAVTAPTSQYDVGTSSLSMSDVEPLFPFQTR, encoded by the exons ATGAGCTCTTATAATCTTTCTTCCCTTTCCATTTTCTTTTCTCTAATATTTTTCTTGATCTTTGATCTCACTGTTGCCAGGTCTTGTAGTAGCCATTGTGGAGGAATCCAAATCCCATACCCATTTGGAATCGGGGAGGGCTGCTACCTCAATAAATGGTACGAAATTAAATGTGATCATAATAACTCTCTTTCAGTTTCAGGGAAGCTCGTCCCTGTTCTTTCAGTAATCGGCAAGGAAGTTGTGAATATCTCTCTTCCGGAAACACTCTTCTCGCATGGTTCTGATAGCCTGCCATATGGGAAAGTTCAAATAAGAAACCCAATGACATCAAAGGGGTGCTCCAGCAACGAACAAGAGTCTACATCACTTCTGAACTTGACGGGGAGCCCTTTCTACGTTAGTGACAGTAATACACTGATAGCTATTGGTTGCAGCAACAGGGCGTCCTTGACAAATATCGAGCCAAGCATCGTGGGATGCTTCTCCAGTTGCCTCCCAACAAATCGTACTGCTTCACAAGATTATCTAGAGACAGTCAATTGTAATACTAAGAGTTACTTTGTTGAAGAAAACTACGGGTATTGTGGTGAAAGAAGatatataaatgaaacaaaCTGCAACGGTAATCGATGTTGCAAGGCAAGCATGCCCAGTAGTATTCAACAGGTGGTTGGTGTCACAATAGATGATAACCCTACCACAAGAGGAGGGTGTAAAGTTGCCTTCTTAACATATGATCAGGCATACTCTTTATTAGACGGATCTGATCCAAATCTGGTTCTTGCTAAACGATATTCAACAGTTGAGTTAGGATGGTTCATCCATACAACGAATCTTTCTTCCTTCGTAGACTCTCTAAGATGTATGCCTATGAGAGAGTACCAAAATCTAAGAAATAGTGAACACTATAGACTGACTTACGGAATAAGTTGTGCATGCGACTATAATTCTTCTTCTCCTAATGATGCAAGTTGTAGATGCAATAGAGGTTACATGGGCAACCCATACATTCCGGGTGGATGTAAAG ATATTAATGAATGCACTTCCGTTGACAACTGTTGGGGCGGCACATGTGTCAATTTGCAAGGATCCTTTAATTGCGTGTATAGCAATCACCGGCTTGCTATAG GGTTCGGTTCAAGTTTCGGCTCATTGATCTTTATTGTTGGAATATACGGGTTATACAGATTTATTAGAAAACAGAGGAGGTTAAACCAAAAGAAGAAGTTCTTCAAGCGCAATGGAGGCTTATTGTTGCAACAACAATTAACTTCAACCAAAGGCAGCGTTGATAAGACAAGGGTGTTCAGCTCGAGAGAGCTTGAAAAGGCCACTGAAAAATTCAGTACAACTAGAATACTTGGCCAGGGTGGTCAAGGAACCGTGTACAAGGGAATGCTTGTTGATGGAAGAATCGTAGCAGTGAAAAAGTCTAAAGTTGTGGATGAAGACAAGTTGGAAGAGTTCATCAATGAGGTTGTCATTCTCTCCCAGATCAACCACAGAAACATCGTCAAACTTTTAGGGTGTTGCCTCGAGACAGATGTCCCGGTTCTCGTCTACGAGTTTATTCCCAACGGCAACCTTTTCGAACATCTTCATGAAGATGAGTCAGATGATCACACGATGACTACGTGGGAAGTGCGTCTCCGCATTGCTATAGATATTGCAAGTGCTCTTTCGTATTTGCATTCAGCCGCATCATCGCCAATATATCATAGGGACGTCAAGTCTACAAACATAATGTTGGATGAGAAGTATCGAGCTAAAGTGTCTGATTTTGGCACTTCAAGAACGGTAACGGTGGATCATACGCATCTTACAACCGTTGTTTCAGGTACGGTGGGGTATGTGGATCCTGAGTATTTCCAGTCTAGCCAGTTCACGGATAAAAGCGATGTTTACAGCTTTGGGGTGGTGCTTGCGGAGCTTATCACCGGAGAAAAATCAGTTTCTTTCTTGCGGTCTCAAGAAAATAGGACATTGGCAACTTATTTCTTTCTTGCGATGAAAGAGAATAGGCTGCTTGACATTATCGATGCACGGATCAGAGATGGTTGCAAGCTGAATCAAGTGACTGCAACGGCAAATCTTGCAAGGAAGTGTTTGAATCTAAAAGGGAGGAAACGGCCAAGTATGCGAGAAGTGTCCATGGAATTGGAGAAAATTCGTGGGTCTTCGGTGGATATGGAACTACATGAGTGTGGTAGTGAAAACGAGGAAGAGAATGAAGAACAAATTGTGGGTGCTAACATAGAGTTACAATCATGGAACAACACTGCCGTTACTGCTCCAACTTCTCAATACGACGTCGGTACATCATCTTTGTCAATGTCAGATGTTGAGCCTCTGTTTCCTTTTCAAACACGGTAA
- the LOC103831424 gene encoding uncharacterized protein LOC103831424, which translates to LVYPLNGYCIWLFSRSEGLVSSPLRRPHALKKQWEDLDSCSTVAQRHRRFLLTAVVLLAFRFTIYIYFAVTLGSRHLSFSGRMGKEKAMCQTEHVQASFSKEKLKFL; encoded by the coding sequence TTAGTGTATCCTTTAAATGGATATTGTATTTGGCTCTTTTCCCGTTCAGAGGGGCTTGTATCATCACCATTACGAAGGCCACACGCGTTGAAGAAGCAGTGGGAGGACTTGGATAGCTGCTCTACTGTTGCCCAGAGGCATCGTCGGTTCCTTTTAACAGCTGTGGTCCTTTTGGCATTCCGTTTCACCATTTATATTTACTTTGCTGTCACATTAGGTTCGAGGCACTTGTCGTTTTCAGGAAGGATGGGGAAAGAGAAGGCGATGTGTCAAACGGAACATGTTCAAGCCAGTTTCTCTAAGGAGAAACTGAAATTCTTGTAG